One window of Penaeus chinensis breed Huanghai No. 1 chromosome 34, ASM1920278v2, whole genome shotgun sequence genomic DNA carries:
- the LOC125043811 gene encoding multiple epidermal growth factor-like domains protein 6 isoform X2, with protein MGGLRTILLWAAVMTCMVTAGCGRIFCYNGGRCVYNRCICPRGFYGSRCQYDRDECLVDNGGCDHLCKNTLGSFMCCCSPGFKLLQDKRSCQDINECEFHNGGCSHRCVNNPGSYECRCEQGQRLLPDGRTCLDTGGCNVDNGRCDHYCDDSSGRVVCSCRRGYRLGRDSRRCEAVDPCLVDNGGCQHRCEAMDRRPQCTCPEGLKLADDQRTCIDVDECQMPGICSQQCRNTWGSYTCLCNTGYQLGTDHKSCYMIDMEVINSCLENNGGCEHMCRHAAGGAECSCHAGYLLQPDLRSCQDNNECETGSHRCQQECVNTAGGYVCACRQGFTLSADGFSCEDVNECAQENGGCEHECRNSQGSFACSCRPGYLLVDLTHCDMIDYDYGDDYSSHSSRGDMDLQPGSDDDATVLEEATSHTHEALNVVTYAEQARITTIHTRCVPGYFGPNCTLTCRDCPGECDKEGEGCLCEPGRTGPTCSAPCPEGFYGAGCNEVCRCENGGTCDSVSGKCTCPPGVSGEFCEDGCPAGYYGETCERRCPMMCPSMRCNRVFGFCECDPGRFGPKCNMPCPAMTWGANCRHQCQCNDQSTSRCHPESGVCECQPGYVGVDCSEECPKGRWGAGCNHECQCASGASCHPATGACLMDCPPGFTGADCRDACNTGHYGPGCMKVCMCGRQPCDPISGACLCPAGSYGLSCEQPCPDGLWGESCLKKCQCENGGSCDRVSGQCHCRPGFTGPTCEAQCPPGRFGKDCSETCTCLNGAACHHVTGRCECASGFTGQRCGQPCPLGRFGPDCVHMCDCDNSGGCDRVSGECNCAPGWRGPHCTLPCPDGSYGAGCAMNCSCANGAKCDHISGSCMCQPGWRGTFCSRPCPDGFWGQDCRHHCGCSAGAACDPTTGACVCPPGKHGQHCSKTCPVDRWGSDCQHVCLCHNGGTCDRASGACICPAGYTGATCQDRCPKGTYGSNCQHTCLCQHGATCQHDTGACVCPPGFSGTYCETGCDEGNFGPGCVLACDCHNEGHCDPVTGACECQPGWRGKKCHKPCHQGFWGRECEQVCDCEHGAQCHHVTGECHCTPGFTGDKCQFICPVGFFGEECNERCACGPEEPCDHVTGACACSPGRQGAQCHEYCLEGQWGEQCRKECQCAGSSLCDPVTGECFCPAGLRGRKCRRGCHRGHYGVDCKQKCKCSNGGVCDPVSGQCQCRPGHFGPTCSLACPHGSYGPNCNQTCMCEHGGVCTRSGECRCPAGYTGTFCEARCPVNTWGLRCAFQCKCHNGAICHPATGECQCGLGWTGEHCAEACGPGRYGPDCKLDCACHHNASCDRFSGCCDCGPGRYGRYCELECPAGFYGVYCTRVCECENGATCDPQTGQCRCPPGFTGETCADTCPPGSYGAHCRMVCHCGQFACNKTTGECQCPAGTHGEHCAMPCGPGKFGPGCQRVCECHNGGSCHPATGHCSCTPGWLGPKCQERDVSFVTASDQRGRADIPVELS; from the exons ACCGCGACGAGTGCCTGGTCGACAACGGCGGCTGCGACCACCTCTGCAAGAACACGCTGGGCTCCTTCATGTGCTGCTGCTCGCCCGGGTTCAAGCTGCTGCAGGACAAGCGCTCCTGCCAAG ACATTAACGAGTGCGAGTTCCACAACGGCGGCTGCTCGCACCGCTGCGTCAACAACCCCGGCTCATACGAGTGCCGCTGCGAGCAGGGCCAGAGACTGCTGCCCGACGGAAGAACGTGCCTGG ACACCGGCGGATGCAACGTGGACAACGGCCGCTGTGACCACTACTGCGACGACTCCTCCGGCCGAGTCGTCTGCTCCTGCCGGCGAGg ATACCGCCTGGGTCGCGACAGCCGGCGCTGCGAGGCGGTGGACCCCTGTCTGGTCGACAACGGGGGATGTCAGCACAGGTGCGAAGCCATGGACAGGCGGCCGCAGTGCACCTGTCCTGAAGGCCTGAAGCTGGCCGACGACCAGCGCACCTGCATCGACGTCGATGAGTGTCAAATGCCAGGCATCTGTAGTCAGCAGTGTCGCAACACCTGGGGCTCCTACACGTGCTTATGCAACACCGGCTATCAACTAGGAACCGACCACAAATCTTGCTACA TGATCGACATGGAGGTCATTAATTCGTGTCTCGAGAACAACGGCGGCTGCGAGCACATGTGCCGGCACGCTGCAGGAGGCGCCGAGTGCAGCTGCCACGCCGGCTACCTGTTGCAGCCGGATCTCAGGTCGTGTCAG GACAACAACGAGTGCGAGACAGGGAGCCACCGGTGCCAGCAGGAGTGCGTCAATACGGCGGGAGGCTACGTGTGCGCTTGCCGCCAGGGCTTCACGCTCAGCGCCGACGGATTCTCGTGCGAAG ATGTGAACGAATGCGCGCAGGAGAACGGCGGCTGCGAACACGAGTGCAGAAATTCCCAGGGATCCTTCGCGTGCTCCTGCAGGCCCGGCTACCTCCTGGTCGACCTGACGCACTGTGACA TGATCGACTACGACTACGGCGACGACTACAGTTCCCACAGCTCGCGCGGGGACATGGACCTCCAGCCGGGCTCCGACGACGACGCCACGGTGCTGGAGGAGGCCACGTCGCACACGCACGAGGCTCTCAACGTCGTCACGTACGCGGAGCAGGCCAGGATCACGACCATACACACGC GATGCGTCCCAGGATACTTCGGGCCGAACTGCACGTTAACTTGCCGCGACTGTCCCGGGGAATGTGACAAGGAGGGCGAAGGATGCCTCTGCGAGCCTGGCAGGACAGGGCCGACCTGCAGTGCCCCTTGTCCCGAGGGCTTCTACGGTGCAGGCTGTAACGAG GTGTGCAGGTGTGAGAACGGAGGCACTTGTGATTCTGTGAGCGGCAAATGCACTTGTCCCCCAGGCGTGTCTGGGGAATTCTGCGAGGATGGCTGCCCGGCTG gcTATTACGGCGAGACCTGCGAGCGGCGGTGCCCCATGATGTGCCCCTCGATGCGCTGCAACCGCGTGTTCGGCTTCTGCGAGTGCGACCCGGGGCGCTTCGGGCCTAAGTGCAACATGCCGTGCCCGGCCATGACCTGGGGTGCCAACTGCCGCCACCAGTGCCAGTGCAACGACCAGAGCACTTCTCGCTGCCACCCTGAG AGCGGCGTGTGTGAGTGCCAGCCCGGCTACGTAGGCGTCGACTGCTCCGAGGAGTGCCCCAAGGGCCGCTGGGGAGCTGGCTGCAACCACGAGTGCCAGTGTGCTAGCGGGGCGAGCTGCCACCCAGCGACGGGCGCCTGCCTCATGGATTGCCCACCGGGCTTCACGGGCGCCGACTGTCGCGACG CGTGCAACACGGGCCACTACGGTCCGGGCTGCATGAAAGTGTGCATGTGCGGAAGGCAGCCGTGCGACCCGATCTCCGGCGCCTGCCTGTGTCCTGCTGGCTCCTACGGCCTCTCCTGCGAGCAAC cGTGTCCCGATGGCCTGTGGGGAGAAAGTTGCCTGAAGAAGTGTCAGTGCGAGAACGGAGGGAGCTGCGACAGGGTCAGCGGACAGTGCCATTGCAGGCCAGGATTCACG gGACCCACGTGCGAGGCTCAGTGCCCCCCTGGGAGGTTTGGCAAAGACTGCAGTGAGACCTGTACTTGCCTCAATGGCGCTGCCTGTCACCACGTTACGGGGAG GTGCGAGTGCGCGTCGGGCTTCACGGGGCAGCGGTGCGGGCAGCCGTGCCCGCTGGGGCGCTTCGGGCCGGACTGCGTGCACATGTGCGACTGCGACAACAGCGGCGGCTGCGACCGCGTCAGCGGCGAGTGCAACTGCGCCCCCGGATGGCGAGGACCGCACTGCACGCTGC CCTGCCCTGACGGGAGCTACGGCGCAGGCTGTGCCATGAACTGCAGTTGTGCCAACGGTGCCAAGTGCGACCACATATCCGGGTCCTGCATGTGCCAGCCAG GCTGGCGCGGCACCTTCTGCTCGCGGCCGTGTCCCGACGGCTTCTGGGGGCAGGACTGCCGCCATCACTGCGGCTGCAGCGCCGGCGCCGCCTGCGACCCAACCACAGGCGCTTGCGTCTGTCCGCCGGGAAAACATGGGCAGCACTGCTCTAAAA CGTGCCCCGTGGACCGGTGGGGCAGCGACTGTCAGCACGTGTGCCTGTGCCACAACGGGGGCACCTGCGACCGCGCGTCTGGTGCCTGCATTTGCCCCGCTGGCTACACCGGTGCCACATGCCAGGACCGATGCCCCAAGGGAACGTACGGCAGCAACTGTCAGCACACGTGTCTGTGCCAGCACGGTGCCACGTGTCAGCATGACACAGGTGCCTGCGTGTGTCCACCTGGCTTCAGCGGCACTTACTGCGAGACCG GCTGTGACGAAGGCAACTTTGGCCCCGGGTGCGTGCTGGCCTGTGACTGCCACAACGAGGGCCATTGCGATCCAGTGACGGGGGCCTGCGAGTGCCAGCCCggatggaggggaaagaagtgCCATAAACCGTGCCATCAGG GTTTCTGGGGCCGCGAGTGCGAACAAGTATGTGACTGCGAGCACGGAGCACAGTGCCACCATGTCACCGGAGAGTGCCACTGCACCCCAGGCTTCACCGGAGACAAGTGCCAGTTCA TCTGTCCTGTCGGGTTCTTCGGCGAGGAGTGCAACGAGCGCTGCGCGTGCGGCCCAGAGGAGCCCTGCGACCACGTGACGGGGGCCTGCGCCTGCTCGCCCGGGAGACAGGGAGCGCAGTGTCATGAAT ACTGCCTGGAGGGTCAGTGGGGCGAGCAGTGCCGGAAAGAGTGCCAGTGTGCGGGCTCATCCTTGTGTGACCCTGTCACGGGTGAATGCTTTTGCCCGGCGGGTTTGCGAGGAAGAAAGTGCCGAAGAGGGTGCCATAGAGGCCATTATGGCGTCGATTGTAAACAA AAATGCAAGTGTTCCAACGGGGGCGTCTGTGACCCTGTGAGCGGCCAGTGCCAGTGCCGCCCGGGTCACTTCGGCCCCACGTGCTCCCTGGCTTGCCCGCACGGCAGCTACGGGCCAAACTGCAACCAG ACCTGCATGTGCGAGCACGGCGGCGTGTGCACAAGGAGTGGCGAGTGCAGGTGCCCTGCAGGATACACCGGGACCTTCTGTGAGGCGCGTTGCCCTGTTAACACTTGGGGACTTCGGTGTGCCTTCCAGTGCAAGTGCCACAATGGTGCCATATGTCATCCGG CCACGGGCGAGTGCCAGTGCGGCCTCGGGTGGACCGGGGAGCACTGCGCCGAGGCGTGCGGCCCGGGCCGCTACGGGCCGGACTGCAAGCTGGACTGCGCCTGCCACCACAACGCCTCCTGCGACCGCTTCTCCGGCTGCTGCGACTGCGGGCCAGGCCGCTACGGACGCTATTGCGAGCTGG AATGCCCAGCCGGCTTCTACGGGGTATACTGCACACGTGTTTGTGAATGCGAAAACGGTGCCACATGTGACCCCCAGACCGGACAGTGCCGCTGTCCGCCGGGATTTACCGGCGAAACCTGCGCTGACACCTGCCCTCCAG GTTCCTACGGTGCCCACTGCCGGATGGTGTGCCACTGCGGCCAGTTCGCCTGCAACAAAACGACCGGAGAGTGCCAGTGCCCCGCTGGCACTCATGGGGAGCACTGTGCCATGC CTTGTGGCCCTGGTAAGTTCGGGCCCGGATGCCAGCGCGTGTGCGAGTGCCACAACGGGGGCAGCTGCCACCCGGCGACGGGGCACTGCTCGTGCACGCCGGGCTGGCTCGGCCCGAAGTGCCAGGAGAGGGACG TCTCCTTCGTGACGGCGAGCGACCAGCGGGGGCGGGCGGACATTCCGGTCGAGCTCAGCTGA